The nucleotide sequence AGCAATGACGGCCATTATACTTGAAAGTACGAAACCACCTTTAAAACCTATCACAATAAGTAATAATGGAAATAAGTATAGTCCTAAAAAAGCTCCGAGATTATTGACAGAGTAATTCACAGGGTAGGCATCTTCAAACTGTTCTGTTGTGTCAAATGTATTTTTAAATAGTCCTGGATAATTTGGCAACATAAGACCACGTGAATAACTAACTAGCGCTATGCCTAAAAGGCAAAGCATCACATTAGGTGTATTTGCTCCTAAAAGAAGAAGAATATAACCAATTGTAAAACCGAAAAAAGATAAGCTCAAAGAGCGGAAGTTTCCTAATAGTTTATCTGAAATTAGACCGCCTACAATGGCAAACAAAGGTGCAATCGCAGAAAAAGATCCTACTATCATCATTGTATTTTCTTCACTATAGTTTAATTTTTCCAAGAAAAAACGGGTTAAAATTGCCATTACACCGTAGTAAGAAAGACCAAACGACATTTGGCATACCATCATTGATTTATTTAATTTATTCCACATATAACCGTCTCTTTTTAATACATTATTAAAAAGTCTTAAGTACCATAAAAGATTTGTTCACTCTACGTACATTATTTATGCTGTAAAGAATTTAAAAGAAGTAATATATACAATTTGTTGTATGCATGTTTTCAAGAAGTTATGTACAATTTTTTTTAAAATAAATTATATTTTGAAAAAAGGAGACAATTAGTGTAGTTAACGGGTTCTATGCATTGATTTTGTCTTCAAGGAATATAAAGAACTAAGCAAGTTGTTAACTATGAATATTTTAAAAAAAATTTTAATTATCTCTTCCATTATTTTTTTTCAACAAGCTTTAGGCATAGAATTGAAAGCTCAAAGTCAATGTCCTATGAATAAGAAGAAATTATCTTCAAACACGATTTCAGATGATCATAAATCAGTAAGAGAACAAATTATCGAACTTTATCCACATCTAGACAAAGAATTCTTAAATAAAAAAATTGATTTGATTCAAAATCCATTTTATTTTTTTAGAAGCTTCGTGGCCGATTATTATGTTAACTTTGCTAAAAAATATCTCTTAAATCGGGATGACTTATTTTTACTCAATAATTTTGTTGCCCTAGCAACAGGAGACCCTCATGTTGAAAACTTTGGAACTATAATTGGTATCAAAGGTGATGGGGCCTTTACAATGAATGATCCAGATGATAGCGGATTAATTCCAATTTATCTCGATTATGTGAGGCTTTTAGCAAGTTTATATCTTTATACAAATGATCTCAATGAGGAAGTGTTTAGTTCCATGTTCTATTCCTATGTAAAGGGATTAAAAAATTCGCCAAGGAAATATTCACAAAAAATTAGGAAGATTTTAAAAAAGTCTTCTAAAATGGGTAGGTCTGCAGCATTAGATGAGTTTAAAAACAATGAGCTTATTCGTTCAATAATTGATGGAGAAGTTGAAAGTCTTGCAGACAACGAAGATCAAAGTTTTAAAGATGCAATTGAAATCATCTTTGAAAGTAAAATAAAAATTTATGATAGTTTAAAGTATATCAATAAATCTGGTGGATCAGGTGGTCTCTATCGCTATAGATTTTTAGTAGAAATAAATCAAAAAACACCAAATGATTTTCAAATGGATAAATTACAAATTATAGAATTTAAGGCCATAGGTCCTTCTGGTGCAGAATTTATTACAAATACTATCTTAAATCCATTATATAGAATAGATCTCACTCTTCGTTTAGAGCATTTTGAAAATAATCCTTTTTTTGGAAGTATATCTGTAAATAATCAGAATTTTTATTTCCGGCCACGTTGGGAAGGAAATAAGAAAATCAACCTAACAAAATTTAAAAATAAAGATCTTATTGATATTGTATCTGATGAGTTTTATATGCTTGGAAAGATCCACAGACAATCTCTCAACGGTAATATCGAAAGTTATATTGTAGCAATTGAAGAATTTGGAGTCGAAAAAATTAGTTCAATTGCAAGGTTCTGTTCTGAACTTACGAAAAAACGTTTTTGGCAATCCAAAAATATCTAGTTGCTAAAGATTTTGCTTAAAAAACCATCTGCCTTCATTTCTTTGATTGCGTTTGAAATTTTAAGAGCAATAGCAGCATCATGACAGGCATAATACACATCTTGTTGAGATATTGGACTTGAGGGATCATATTTAATCTGGCCATCACCAAAGCTTGAAACGGCAGTATTTCCAGATTTTTCTTCAACAATGAAATAATCCATTCTCCCACTTTTTAGTTTTTTGACATTCAGTTCATCTGATGGAGCGAAATCAAAGTTGATTTTAGTGTTTGAAGTTAGTGTGCTCGAATATGGGTATCCTAAAGTTAAACCTACTTTTTTCCCTTCCAAATCATTTAGTTTTATAACTTTTAGGGGTGCCTTCATGTATATGAAATCTCTCTTCATATAAACTGTTTCCGATTTTTCAACTGGCCCTGGTAAAACGACATCAAGAGCCGGAAAAAAACATTGTGATTTTTTCTCTGCAAAGTTTGTAACAGTCCTTTTAGGAGAAGAAATATCAAATTTAAATGTAAACCCCGATCTTTTTGCTATTTCATTTGAAAGTTCTATAAACTTGCCTTTAGTTTCTGATTCAACCATTAATGGTATGGTAAAAGTCCCTAATTGTACTTCCTGAGAATATGAGTTAAAAAAATAAAACAATCCAAGCAATAAACTAAAAATTTTATAAAATATTTCCTCTATTGATTTGAATTAATTTCGGGATATTTTTTTATTAATCTAACATATTTAGTTTTGTTTGAGAGTTTAATTTTCTCAAACAATATTTTGGTAAACTTTTGTTTTTTGTTACAAACTATTGAATTATTTGGTCTTAACTTTCTTGATCGATTGGAGAGAATATATCTCAAAATAAAGAAAATGAACCAAATACTTAAGATAAGTAGAGCTTTGCAGGTCTATTCTTAATATTAATTATGGTTTAGATTCTTGTGATTTTTTTGTCCCTCCTGCATAATATGTGAATCAATCTTTAATGATTTCTGGGAGGAACAATGGAGTATGATATTGAAGAGGAAGAGCAAATAGCTAAGGAACAAGATCGAGATGGAACTTGTTTATCTTCTGAGATTTTTATTAACAAAATCAAAGAAATAACCACACCACCTGTTATAGCCTTTGATGAGAACACCTTACTTGGAGAGATTGTACCTGTTATGCAAAAAAAACACATTGGTTCAGTTGTCTTAACTAAAAACAAAGTTCTCTCAGGCATTCTTACTGAAAGAGATCTATTAATGAAAGTTTTAGGAAAACATGAGGATTGGAAAACTAAAAAAGCTTTAGAATTTATGACAGTAGATCCTCAATCTCTTCGAAAAGAAGATGAAATCGCTTATATCTTAAATAATATGCATGTAGGTGGTTATCGACATATTCCCATTGTTGATAGTAGTGATGTTCCTATAAGTATGGTTTCAATTAAAGATGTAATGAGCTGGATCTTGGATTATTTTCCAGATGAAATAACAAACATGACCGGTGAACCCTATAGGGGAGAATCAAAACGCGAAAGCGCTTAAGAGAACATTTAGATTTTATTTTCTCTTACTGATTTAATCTTACGGTAACTTTTGATTAGCCGCTGTTGCTTATCAAGGTTACCGAAATTTAAGTCTGTTTTACATAGTCCAAAGAATCGGATTGCTCCATCCATGGTCTGCTTTGCTATACTGTACAGTTCCTCTCCATACATCCGCTTTAAATTTGGATAATAGTGCGCGATTTCAAGTTCATTCAATTCAATATCTAGAAAAACATTTATTAATTGAAAATACTTCTTCCTCTGTGCTGAACTTTCGTTAAAAGTAAAAAATTGTTCTACGTAAATCTTTGCTTGTTCG is from Halobacteriovoraceae bacterium and encodes:
- a CDS encoding DUF2252 family protein, whose protein sequence is MNILKKILIISSIIFFQQALGIELKAQSQCPMNKKKLSSNTISDDHKSVREQIIELYPHLDKEFLNKKIDLIQNPFYFFRSFVADYYVNFAKKYLLNRDDLFLLNNFVALATGDPHVENFGTIIGIKGDGAFTMNDPDDSGLIPIYLDYVRLLASLYLYTNDLNEEVFSSMFYSYVKGLKNSPRKYSQKIRKILKKSSKMGRSAALDEFKNNELIRSIIDGEVESLADNEDQSFKDAIEIIFESKIKIYDSLKYINKSGGSGGLYRYRFLVEINQKTPNDFQMDKLQIIEFKAIGPSGAEFITNTILNPLYRIDLTLRLEHFENNPFFGSISVNNQNFYFRPRWEGNKKINLTKFKNKDLIDIVSDEFYMLGKIHRQSLNGNIESYIVAIEEFGVEKISSIARFCSELTKKRFWQSKNI
- a CDS encoding transporter substrate-binding domain-containing protein, with amino-acid sequence MVESETKGKFIELSNEIAKRSGFTFKFDISSPKRTVTNFAEKKSQCFFPALDVVLPGPVEKSETVYMKRDFIYMKAPLKVIKLNDLEGKKVGLTLGYPYSSTLTSNTKINFDFAPSDELNVKKLKSGRMDYFIVEEKSGNTAVSSFGDGQIKYDPSSPISQQDVYYACHDAAIALKISNAIKEMKADGFLSKIFSN
- a CDS encoding CBS domain-containing protein, encoding MEYDIEEEEQIAKEQDRDGTCLSSEIFINKIKEITTPPVIAFDENTLLGEIVPVMQKKHIGSVVLTKNKVLSGILTERDLLMKVLGKHEDWKTKKALEFMTVDPQSLRKEDEIAYILNNMHVGGYRHIPIVDSSDVPISMVSIKDVMSWILDYFPDEITNMTGEPYRGESKRESA